ATACTATAAAAGTTACACACGAAGATGAGATTCCAGTTAGAAGTGGCATACTCCTTTCGAAAACACATGATCCTTAAATGTTTACTCCTGGTGAAAATTTAGAACTTGTGACAGAACTGACAACATAAGAATTTTGCATGTAAAACCAGAGATAAATTGTaaatctgattttgaaaaaCTTGGAGCTATCAGAAGCTTCCATTCCATTCCAAATCTGGTTTTAGGTCCCTGCTTACAGTATATTTgtaaagaccttttttttttagtcagtTACAGTAACTTAGCACTCCAGGGGTTTGAattagatgatatttaaggtctcttccaaccattctgtggttaTATGATAATACTTTTCATCCACGAATCACTGCAGTGTCTAACTATTTCTTCTGctaaagaaggaaagtaaaagcGATCACAGTTGCCACATACTTGTTGCTGCCCCTGGCCTCGCTGAAGGAATGGACGGTGATGGTACAGGGGGTGTTGCAGTGCAGACCCGACAAGGTTCAGCCCGTGGTGGTGGTGTTGCAGAGCACTGCGCCACTCCGGCCACCAGCCCTCGTCTTGTACATTTCAGCACCTCGGGCAGGAGCCCAGGCCTGCACGGTGTCGCTCGACATGACCATGGCCCTGAAGTCACTGGGGCAGCAAGGTGCTGGAGACAGACAAGGCAGGGAGGGGAACTTGAACAGCAACTGGAAACTGGCATGAAACCAAAGAGCCTTATTCCATTTATCCATGTGCTTCGTGTCCTACATCTCCAAAAGTGACTGATACCGTGCAAACAGTCTCATTAATCCTAGCCGTACTTGAATTAATACAGAACCCCTCCTTCCAAATCAATAGTGGGCATTCTAATGTATAGATAAGATGTAGCATTTATGtattcttaatttaaaatttcaaagcatttgGGGGTTAAGTAACTCTAACAGTGTTCTTCACAATTTCCCACTGaacttgttatttttcattttccaaatacaaaaaCTTGCTTTGAGGAAGGTTAAGACTGTCGTACACCCTTCCTAAggcaatagaaaacaaaaaaacctccaggaCTAGAATTCAAATATCCTGGCATACcatttgaaatacatatttcattgCCCAATGATTGTGAATTGTTAAACTATTTTCAAGTTCATAAGCATGTTGTTGCACTTGACTACACAAGTTAAGTCCAACTGCAATGTGAAGTGGTTCTCTTTATCTGCCAACCTTTAAATGTTTTGCcccaaaactgaataaaaatagaattttaagtTATTATCCAACAAAATGTCCAATCAACTCTACCATAAACACAGTGCAAGGATTCTAAATGAATTTGCAAGAATACATTGCTACTTACCAGTAGTGTAATTGAGTACATCGCCTAAAGGACTCTGCCCTGTCTTGTTACATGCAAAGACACTAATGAAGTAAGTGAAGCCACAGTCCGAGTGCAAATGGCATTGAGTATGTGATGAGTTGCAGTGCACTTCAATCCATCATCACTCTTCACAAAAACCACATAATAATGACCAAAATTGATGCTAGACCATACCACGTTCATCCTCTTCAATTGATATACTTACACGTGCACAAGgaactgaagaagaaacattttaaaaagaaacgAAAACAAAGAATTGTaatcacagtatttttattgaaGTTACAAGTTTGTGGAATACAGGAAAATCGAGAATATAGAGAAATATTCTAGTCAGCTTGAACAGTTGCTCTGTCTtgaacaggaaaacaggaacTCGCCTGGCTTTACAGATGATACTACTTACATTTAGATGAAAAGTGAGTatgatttttacaaaaaaaaaaaaagtatgctaCCTTCatgttttatagaaaaaaagatctgCTTAAGGAGCCCCtgtgaacaaaaccagaggcaCCAGGCAGTACTTCAAAAGGAACTGACACAGTCTGTGCTTACAATAGTAGGTTTGGATGACAATCAGAATACCATCTTGAATGGCAGTTGGCATCCAAAAGCCTTTATGTGAAAATCCTTTATGTATTGGTATGAAACTCACTGGCTGCGTCTgaatagagaaaaaatattctagTACCCTTGAAATCACTACTGAAAATGACCATTATTTAACCTAGGTTGCACTGAGAGgtctcttttttgtctttctctatAGCAAATTAACTATACTGAATGTTTGTAGAAAGCAATATACAAAGCAATAGATACAAAGAAGAAGTGGATGTTTATACAAAGCAGCCTGAAATAGGATGCTGGACCATAGGTATTTCTGTATAAGAGCAACTTACATTAATTCAGTTTGGAAGGGGCTATGGGAAGTCATTTTATCCAATccccctgctcagagcagataTAAGTAGATATACAATAACGTGACACATCAAACATTGcaattaaatgcttttctattGTGCTATGCTGCAGGCCATTCAGAAAGAGCTCTTGTGTAATGCTCTTGCGTACTGCAGTAACAAAACTATAGAGCGTGTATTTCTTAACCACAAGTAATTTATGTTCAGTATTCAGGATTTTCAGAGCCAAATCAGTATATCGGTAAAGCAAGGCTGCAAAAACCTCactagaagagaaaaaagataaaatgaaggTGTATCCCACCCacattaagaaattaaaaaatatttgggaCTAAAGTATGCAACTTGAGACAAAGTTGCATACTTTGCAAAGACTTATTTACAGCAAGGCAGCTAATCTGAGATTTCAGAGACCCTTATAATTATACAATTATTATTATACAGTTATACAACTCCTGAGCATTTTCTTACCCAGCGATAGTCAGACACTCTCTTTTTTGGTAAAAATGGTAACATATACTCTATACGACCTTGCCTACAGAACATTTTTCGTGTGTCTTTTGTGATCTTGGAGCAAGCTAT
This genomic window from Strigops habroptila isolate Jane chromosome 8, bStrHab1.2.pri, whole genome shotgun sequence contains:
- the FNDC7 gene encoding LOW QUALITY PROTEIN: fibronectin type III domain-containing protein 7 (The sequence of the model RefSeq protein was modified relative to this genomic sequence to represent the inferred CDS: inserted 8 bases in 5 codons; substituted 1 base at 1 genomic stop codon), which encodes MCRAKSKSLIFTGLLFNCLGMIFSANTGFSVSIYNVTSQSIYLRWPKFSGASSYRVTATAVNTVGHSLLAHFSDITLKGTLXLIPNTIYAIQAEAVDKNRIPLAETQIMQSTGYEVFAALLYRYTDLALKILNTEHKLLVVKKYTLYSFVTAVRKSITQELFLNGLQHSTIEKHLIAMFDVSRYFPCARVSISIEEDERGXWSSINFGHYYVVFVKSDDGXEVHCNSSHTQCHLHSDCGFTYFISVFACNKTGQSPLGDVLNYTTAPCCPSDFRAMVMSSDTVQAWAPARGAEMYKTRAGGRSGAVLCNTTTTGXTLSGLHCNTPCTITVHSFSEARGSNNISAPHSPEIKNTSKEALSVISVXNEEATYIVNIDNTDIVTARAEAGLWHCTSSGNSCTLINXPCGSAFSVSAIAKSRAGQSLPRLVSSTVDH